CCAGCGGCCCAACCCGTTCCCCACCATGTCCATCCGGGACAACGTGCTGGCGGGCGTGAAGCTGAACAACAAGAAGATCTCCAAGGGTGAGGCCGACGCGCTGGTTGAAAGCTCCTTGCGGGGTGCCAACCTGTGGAACGAGGTCAAGGACCGGCTGGAAAAGCCAGGTTCCGGCCTGTCCGGCGGCCAGCAGCAGCGTCTCTGCATTGCCCGCGCCATCGCCGTCCAGCCACAGGTGATCCTGATGGACGAGCCGTGTTCGGCACTGGACCCCATCTCCACACTGGCCATTGAGGACCTCATCAATGAGCTCAAGGACCAGTACACCGTGGTTATCGTGACCCACAACATGCAGCAGGCCGCCCGCGTCTCGGACAAGACGGCGTTCTTCAACATCGCCGGCACCGGGAAGCCGGGCAAGCTGATCGAATACGGGAACACCCAGAACATCTTCAGCAATCCCACGGTCAAGGCGACCGAAGACTACGTTTCCGGCCGCTTCGGATAATCCTCAGCCGTTCCCCAAGCTCGCAAGCTCGCTAGGGGACCCCTACGGCTGTGGGCCCACCCACCGGCGCTCCATCGACTGCTCCATCCAGCCCTCCTGACCGCTCAGAAGGGCCCTGTTGGGGCAGTCGATTGTGGTTTAACCCGGGGCCGGCTTCAAACGCCGTTCAGCGGTGACAGGGCCAGGGCGAAGACAAACGCCACGGCGGCGGCCGCCACCGGCGTCAGCACCCACAGGCCGAGGATCTCCAGGACCAGTTTCCGGTTGGTCACCGCGAAGTGCTGGTTTTCCCCTGCACCCAGGGCGGATGCCGTCACCGTGTGGGTCGTGGAAAGGGGCCACTGCAACGCGATGGCTCCGACAAGCAGCATGATGGCGCTGAAGGTCTGGGACACCGAACCCCGCAGTGGGTCGATCCGGGTGATCCTGTAACCCAGGGTGTACGAGATCCGCCAGCCGCCAAAGAGGGTTCCGGCTGCCATCATGATCGCGGACAGCAGCGCCACCCACAGCGGAATGGTGTCGCCGTCGGCATAACCGGCGGCCGCAAGGGCCAGCAGGAGGACCGCGCCCACCCGCTGGCCGTCCTGCAGCCCGTGGCCGAACGCGACGGCTCCGGCGGCGATGGCCTGGCTGCGGCGGAAGCGCTGGTTGATGACGTTGGGCTGGGCGTAGCGGGCGGCCCAGGTTGCGGGGAATACGGCCAGGTACGCGCCCACGTAGGCGACGACGGGGGAGAGCAGCAGCGGAAGGACCACCTGGAACAGCAGGGACCGGTCAACGCCACCTACGCCCATTCCCCCCACGGCGAGGCTTGCGAGACCTGCCCCGCCCAGCCCGCCGACCAGGGCATGCGTGGAAGACGCCGGGATACCCCGCCACCACATCAGCAGACCCCACGCGCAGGCGCTCCCTACGCCCGCCAGGAGGATGCTCAGGCCACTGGTCCCTGCCGGCAGATGAATCCAGGTGTGGCTGATGGCCACCACAACGCTGGCGCTGAGCAGAGCACCTATCAGGTTGAAAAGGGCGGCCAGGAGGACCGCAACCGTGGGGGTGAGGGCGCGGGTCCGGACGGCAAGCGCTACCGATGTGGAGACGTCCCTGAAGCCATTGAGGAAGGCGAACGCTGCGGTCAGCAGGACCACGGCGCCGAAGATCACTGCTGTCACGTCAGGATTCCTTGACGATGATGCTGCCTACCTGGGTGGCGATCCGGCGCATGTCCTTGGTGACTTCAACGAGCTGGTTGGCGACATCCCGGTTGCGGGAGTACTGCGCCCACTTCATGTCCTTGATCATGTCCGCCACCCAGACCCGGTGGGTCCGCTCTGCCCGTTTGGCCAGCCTGAGGATCTCGATCCAGTAGTCTTCGAGGTCATCAAGGTTGTTCAGCCGGCGCATGGCGTCCACGGTGAGCTCGGCCTGCCTGCTGATGACCTCCAGCTGGTCCGCGGCACGTTTGGGCAACCGGTCCAGCTTGTAGAGGGACACGAGTTCGGCGGCGCCGTCCAACTTTTCGAGGGCCTCGTTCAGGTAGCGGGACAGCGCGTACATGTCCTCACGGGGGAGCGGGTTCACGAAACTTGTGCGCATGTGGGTCAGGAGGGCGAAGTGCAGCTCGGCCGATTTCGCCTCGTGGTTGTGCATGTCGTCCACGAGGTTGGCGTGCTCGGAGGCCGGCACTCCCAGGATCTCTGCCATGGTGGCGCTGGCGTGCACTATCTGCTGGGCCATTTGGGACAGCAGGACCAGCCCGGCGGGCTCCTGGGGGAAAAGGCGCAGCTTCACGTTGAGTTTCGGTCTCCGGGCGTTGTACTGGGACTGGGGCCGCCCACTGTGACTTGACGCAGGCCTGCAACTGGTCTCGAGTCTACCGGGCTGCTGCCTGCGGCCTGTAAACGCGCAAGAAAATGGTGCCGAACCGGATACGCCTCTCGGCGGTAGGCCGCTCTAGGCGGCTAAATGTTGAAGCCCGGGGGTTTCGCGGCTCGGCACCAGTTTCAGTGTTCTACGTTGCCCGGCCCAAGTCAACATTGACAGATCGGGGCCGCTGGTTCAGTCGAGTTCGCCCAGCCGCCACGCATTCGCTGCGTGCTCGAGATCCTCGGCGGTCTTGACGAGCTGGTGCGAGTTGCGCGTGAGCTTGCTGGCATGGGCCTCGTTCCCGTGCTCCGCGCCGTCGGCGAGGGTGGCCTGGCCGAGCGCAACCACGCGGCAGAATGCGGCGGAACGCTCCAGCGCGACGTCGAACTCGCCGTCGAACGCGCCGGAAAGAATCGCGTCCGCCATGGTCCGCATTTCGTCGGCACCGGGCGGTTCGGCAGCCCCCGCCACCACGTGCGAGACCTGTGCCGTGTCCTTGCCCGCGCGGAAGTAAACGGAGATACGCTCCGGGTCCTGCACGGTGGCTGCCCGCAGCGCGTAAAGCCGCCACAACGCGCCCGGCAAAGAGCGCGCCGGGCTTTCGGCCCACATCTCCGCGATGGCCTCCAGGCCCTGTTCGTCCGTCAGCTTCACCAGCCGCTCGGTGATGACGGGGTCGTCGCTGTCGCGTCCGTGGCGCACCAGTGCCTGGGCGGCAAGGTGGGCGGCCTCGGAGACGCGGGCGGGGTCCGGCCCTCCGGCGAACGGCTCGAAGTCGATGGGCGCGAACGGCTTGGGCTTGTGATGCCGGTTGGCGCCGCCGTACTGACTGGGTCCTGCTTGCTCGCTCATGCCCCAACGCTACTCCTGTGCCGCCGCGGAAATCGAGAGCCCGTCGACGCGGCTGCCCACGGCCGGGACTGCCTGATCCGGCCAAAAAAGGAACGCACGACGGCGGCACGCACCTTTCGGGTCAAACCGGCTCCGTGGGTGGGGTAGAGTATTTATCGTCCAGAAATGGACTGGGCTGATCGGTTACTTGACGGTCGGCTGGGGCCTTTAGCTCAGTTGGTAGAGCATCGGACTTTTAATCCGTGGGTCGTGGGTTCGATCCCCACAGGGCCCACCCACGTAGCAGGCCAGAGGCATCAAGCCCCTGGCCTGCTTCATTTTTAACCCGTCGTAGGGCTAAGTGGTTCAGCCGATCGACAGCCCGAGGTAGAGCAGTGCGAGGGCCAGCGCGATGTAGGCGAAGAATCCATAGAGGGCGATGGAGGCTGCGCTGCCCAGCCGTAGTTTGGGCGGTAGGACCTTGTGTTGGCCGCCCCAGGCCAGTTGGCCAAAGGGGGCGCCCGCAATGAGTGTCAACTGGAAGGTGGCCAGGACGGCGAGTACTGCCGCGGCCGCAAGCGCACAAATCCGAAGCAACGTTGTCCCCCAATGCACCGAGCGCTGACCTAGTGTTCGAAGTGGGTGCGCGGCGCTCCGCCGGGCAGCTTCTCCAGAATCCCCTCTGCCACCTTACGCAGCTTGACGTTCCGGTGGCTTGACGCCTTGGCGATGATTGCAATCGCGTCGTCGTAGGAGCACCGGTTCTGGGCCATGATCACTCCGCAGGCGATGTCGATGGAGGTCCGGCTTTCAAGCGCTGATTGCAGGTCCGATGCCCTGATACTGGTGGAGTGCAGTTCCAGGACAAGCCTGAGCCCACGTGCAGCGAGGTCCGCGAAGGCATGGGCCTCGGTGATGATCTGGAGCGGGAACGCCTGGGCGGTGGGGGAAAAAAAGGCGAGGGCCGCTGTGGCACCCTCGTCCAGCCGGAGCCGCACCCCAAGAACACTGTTGAAGCCGGCGTCCTGAAGCTGCGGCCGGTAGCGCGACCACCGGAAATCGGACGCGACGTGGTTCATGGCCACGGTGCCGTTACCCGTGATGGCTTCCGTCAGCGGCCCTTCACGCACTTCCTGCTCCAGCCTGGCCAACCTGGCAGTCAGCTCGCTGGTGCCGGCGGTGGTTGTGGCGCTCTTGGCCCTGTTGAGGAGCGCGGCGCTTTCCACCGGCGAATCCATGAGCCCGCTCAGGGTGGCGGACGCCGTCCTGGCCAGGATTTCGAGCGAGTCGGACAGCGTCTTGGCCCCGGTGGCCAAATCCGGGATGAATCCCTCGGTGCCCGCGTGCGCCGGGGCGGCGTTGGTTTGTCCGGTTGGTGGCGGCGACTGGGTGGGAACCGGGGCAGCATGTCCGGCCGTGTGCTGCTGGATCTGGTGGGGCTGTGCGGGGCGCCTGCCCGCCGGGGCGTGGGAGGCGGAAACCTGGGATGTTGTTGAATACTTCACGGCCGGCTCCTGCGTTGCCGTCGTGCGGGTGCACCGCTCCCCTGGAAGGGGTCAGCGGGCCATCCGTGCATGTGGAGTGTGGTGAACCCGGGTAAGGACGGCCGGAACCCGGCGGTCAGAGGGCCGGCGACGGCTGGGGGAGAGGCCTTGGTCTCGAAGACCTCCTCGTCGCCGGCCCCGCTTACTTCCCGGCCCTGAAGGTCCGGGAAAACGTGGCTGCAAAGTCCTGTATTCATTCCTTCTCACACCCCCTAGTGAGACATCCAACCCCGTGCGGTAGCGAGTCTTTGGCTCTAGATCGAAGGTAGTTGGCGCATGGGCGTAGGCAAACGGGTAATCGGTACTCGAATTTGAGATTAGGTAGTACTTGGCCCTGCAACACCAGCGGCGCCCAATTACCGCAGAACGGCCCGTCCATGACGCAGACAGCAGGAGGTGGAAAGATAAAGCCCATGGAACTGCACATCACCGGTGACCCTGCTTCTGACCAATTGCTCACGGACGACGCGTTCGCCCTGCTGACCGGGATGCTGCTGGACCAGCAGGTGACAATGGAATCCGCCTTCGCGGGCCCTGAAAAGATCCGCTCACGCATCGGCTCGATCGAGCCGGCGGCCGTTGCCGCCTACGAGCCGCAAGCTTTCGTCGAGGTTTTCAAGGAACGGCCGGCGGTACACCGGTTCCCCGGTTCCATGGCGGCCCGGGTCCAGGCCCTCGCTGAGGCTGTCCAGCACGACTGGAGCGGTGACGCCACGCAGATTTGGACCAAGGGCGATCCCGACGGCAAGGAAGTGTTGCGCCGCCTGCAGGCCTTGCCCGGTTTCGGGGAGCAGAAGGCAAAGATCTTTCTCGCCCTCCTTGGCAAGCAATGCGGCCTGAAGGCGCCGGGCTGGCGCGAGGCGGCCGGGCATTACGGCGAGCAGGATTCGTTCTTTTCGGTCGCAGACATCGTGGACCCGGACTCCCTTGTAAAAGTGCGGGCCAGCAAGCAGGCAGCGAAGGCAGCGGCAAAAGCTGCCAAGGGCTGACTGGCGGGCGTGTTTTGGCCGGGCTTGGTCCGTACATGCTGGCCGAGCCGAGCGGTGCCGCCTGTTCTGTAGTCTGAGGGGGTGAAGCAGGCAGCCGTCATTATCGGCGCGGGCATCGGTGGCCTCAGCGCAGCGCGGGCGCTCAAACGCCATGGCTGGTCGGTGGTGGTCCTCGAACAGAGCCCCGCACTGCCCGCCGCGGGCACCATGCTGGGAATGTGGCCAGCGGCGCTGGAGGCACTGGGGCGCCTCGGGGTCATGGAAGCACCACGCCGGACCGATGGCTGGGCGCACATTGCTGCTGCAAATACCTCCACCCGGCTGTGGACGCCGTCCGGACGCACGCTCCTCACAGTCCCCGGCGGAGCTGAACTGCATCTGGTCTCCCGGCCGGCCTTGCTCGCCGCCCTCGCCCAGGACGTGGACATCACCTTCAATACCCACGTGCTTGAATCCGGACAGATCAGTGACGCCGACCTCGTCGTCGGCGCGGACGGTACCTTCAGCCGCACCCGGCAGGAAATTTTTGGTGCCCGGTTCGCTGCCCGTCCGCTCGGGGCCGTTGCCTGGCGCGGAACAGTTCAGGCATCGGTCCCGGAATACGGTGAGACGTGGGCCCCGGGCGCACTGTTTGGCATCACGCCGGCAGGCCCCCAAAGCACCAACTGGTATGCCAGCCTCCGCTCCGGCCAGACATTTGCAGGACCCCACCTTCCGCACCTTCAGAGGTACTTCGGTTCCTGGCACCAGGGTGTGCGCCATTTACTGGACAAGATCGACGAGGACACGATTTTGCATCACGGACTTTTCGAGACCCCAAAGCTGGCCTCTCTCTTCAGGGGCCGGACAGTACTGGTCGGGGATGCTGCCCACGCCATGGCGCCTTTCCTCGGCCGGGGTGCCTGCGAAGCCATAGTTGACGGGGCAACGCTGGGACAATGCGTGGCGCTGGCACCGTCTGTCGAGGCGGGCCTCGCCGCGTACAACAAAGCCCGCAGGAAACGGACACAACGGCTGGTGCTGTCCTCGCGGTTTATGGGTCAATTCGCCATGCTGGATACGGGCGCAGCATCGCGCAACGCGGTGATGGCCGCCGCCGGTTCCATCGCCCGGATCATCACACCCAAGCCGCCAAGCCGCCCGTGATTTTTGGCGCGGACGGGCCACCAACGCAGGGTTCCCGACGCCGGGAAGCCGTTCGGGTTCCGGGCTCGGCAAGGACGCTGCCCGGGGTAAGCCGCGTCCTCCTGCAATAATCGGAACCGATAGTTGCCCGGGGCCGAGGAAGCCCCCGGTCAAACAGGACGCAATGTAAGTTCAGGCCCATCCCACCAGACGAGGCGGACATCCATGAAGGCTCCAGACCAGCAGTACGCTCAGTTCTCCGGAACCCAGCGTCCCCCGGGCGCCGGTGATACGGCCGAGCCTGCGTCTGTGGACCGGGACCTCCTCCGGCGGCTGGCGGATGCCCATGGTGTCGGCACGTCCTTCCACGGCTGGGACGGACTGCCGCACAGTGTCGCCCCCGGCACCCTGGTCAAAGTCCTCGCCGCGCTGGGCGTCAGGGCGGACACGAACGAACTGATCAAAGCTGCCCTGGCCGAGGCCGAACTGGCGCCGTGGCGCCGGATGCTGCCCCCCGCCGTCGTACTTCAACACGGCGAAACTCCGCTGGTCCCCGTCCACGTCCCGGACGGTGCCACCGCGAAGGTGACCGTGCTGCCCGAATCGGGCGCGGGCGAGCCCGTGGAGGCGGTCCAGCAGGATGTGTGGGTCCCGCCGCGCGATGTGGACGGTGTGCCCACCGGCCGGGCGACGTTCGCCGTACCGGAGGGACTGCCGCTGGGCTGGCACACGCTGCACGCCGAGTCCGACGGCATAACAGCCGAGTGCGCGCTGGTGGTCGTCCCGGCGCGGCTGAACACTGCCGATTCCTTGGTGGAGCGACGCGGCTGGGGCCTGTCCACGCAGCTGTACTCGGTCCGGTCGAAACGTTCCTGGGGCATCGGTGACTTCGCTGACTTGGCGGACCTGGCGGCCCTCAGTGGTGAACGCGGCGCGGATTACGTCCTGGTCAATCCCCTGCACGCGGCGGAGCCCGTCCCGCCGGTCCAGCCCTCGCCGTATTCACCATCAACACGCCGCTTCTTCAACCCGCTGTACATCCGGGTGGAAGCCATACCCGAACTCGCCTACCTGAAGCCGCGCAAACGCGCCACGATCGACAGGCTCCAGGAGCAGGTCCAGGGCCTGAACGCCGACGCCGAACGGCTTGACCGGAACGCCGTGTTCGCGGCGAAGCTCCAGACCCTGGAACTGCTCTACCACGCCCGGCGCTCGCCGGCCCGGCAGGCAGCGTTTGAAGAATTCTGCAGGAGTTCCGGGCCGGGCCTGGACGATTTTGCTCTCTGGTCGGCCATTCGGGAAGACCTTGCGCCGGAGGACCCGCTGTGGATGGACCCTGACTGCGCTGTGGGGTCACCGGCGGCCGAGGCGCTCAGGGAAAAGCTAGCCCACCGGATCGGATTCCACCGCTGGCTGCAGTGGATCTGCGACGAGCAGCTCGAATACGCGCAGCAGACCGCGCGCCGGGCAGGCATGCGACTGGGCGTGGTGCACGATCTGGCCGTGGGTGTTGACCTGAGCAGTGCCGACGCGTGGACGCTCCGTGGTGTCCTGGCGCCCGGGGTCAGTGTTGGTGCGCCGCCGGACATGTACAACCAGCAGGGCCAGGACTGGAACCAGCCGCCCTGGCACCCTGCACGCCTCGCGGAGGCTGGCTACGCACCGTTCCGCAACATGCTCTCCACCGTGCTCCGGCATGCCGGCGGCATCCGTGTGGACCACATCCTGGGCCTCTTCCGCCTCTGGTGGGTGCCCGCCGGAAACTCACCGCGGGATGGCGCCTACGTCACGTACGACCACAACGCCCTGATCGGCATCCTGGCCTTGGAGGCCCAGCGCGCCGGGGCCGTGGTGATCGGGGAGGACCTCGGGACGTTCGAACCGTGGGTGCGCGACTACCTCGCTGACCGCGGCATCCTGGGCACGTCCATTCTCTGGTTCGAGAACGACGGCGACTCTCCGCTGCCGCCGGAGCGGTACCGTACGCAGGCGCTCGCCAGCGTCAACACCCACGACCTGCCGCCCACGGCCGGCTATCTTGCGGGGGACCATGTGGCGCTCCGGAGCAGGCTGGGACTGCTGGAACGGTCCGAAGCCGAGGAACGGGCGGACCATGATGCCACCCTCGAGAAGATGATGGGGTTGCTGCGCGAACGCGGGCTGCTGCCTGACGGCGGCGTTGGCGACGACCACGGGAGCGAGGAGCGCACCATCGAGGCGCTGCACCGCCTCCTTGCCCAGACGCCGTCGATACTGCTCGGCGTCGCGTTGGTTGACGCGGTGGGGGAGCGGCGCGTGCAGAACCAGCCCGGCACCACCGAAGCGCTCTATCCGAACTGGCAGGTTCCGCTGGGTGACCCGGCCGGCAAGCCCGTGTTCATCGATGACCTCCCAGGCAACGCCAGGTTCAACTCGCTCCTCGCCGCAGTGTCGGAGTCATTGGGCAGGTAGGGCCCGGTACCGTGGGGGCTGGCGGCCAGCCCCGGGCCGGGGCGAGAATGTGAGCAACCGGCCGGAAAGTCCTTCGGCGGCTGCACGGGAGGAAGCGCATGGGCGACGGACCAGTCCTGGTGGTGGGCGGTACCGGCATGCTGGGGAGCCAGGTTGTCAAAGAGCTCCTCGGCCGCGGTAAAAAAGTCCGGGCTCTGGTGCGGCCGGGGTCAGACGCCTCCCGGGTGGAAGCAGCCGGCGCACAGGTTGCCCGCGGCGACATGATGGATCCGGCGTCGCTGTCGCGGGCCATGGAGGGCGCCGACGCCGTCATCACCACGGCGGCCGGGTACACCCGGCACCGCAAGGGTGATACCAGTGCCACCGACAGTGAAGGCAACACCAACCTTGTGGAGGCGGCTAGCCGCTCGGGGATACGGCGGTTCGTCCTCACCAGCATCCTCACCTGCGATCAGACTCCTCAGGTGCCGCACTTCTGGCACAAGAAACTCGCGGAGGACCGGCTGGAGCACCTCGGTGTTCCGTTCGTGGCGCTTCGTCCGGGTGCTTTCCTGGACCAGGTCACCCGCTTCGGCGGGGACCCCATCGACAAGCGGCGGCTCATCTGGTTCGGTTCGGCCCGGATCCCGTTGACGTTTGTGCACACTGCGCATTTGGCAGATTATCTCGCCGCCGCCGTCGATATTCCCGGGATGGAAGGCCGGCGCGTCGATATCGGCTGGGACCGCGCGGTAAGCATGCAGGAAATTGCAGACATTGCGGGCCGGCTCACTGGCAAGACCATTCGCGTCCGTTCGGTGCCCGCCGGTTTGCTGCGGGCCGCAGGGACAGTGCTGGCCCCGGTCAACCCGATGGCCAAAGACATGGAAGCCATGATCGACTGGTTCCAGACCGGGCGCTATGTTGCCGACACCACCCTGCAACAGCAGTTCTTCGGGACGCCTCCCACCGCCGAGGATGCCGTCCGCCGACTCATTTCCGATCTTGGGCATCGTCCTGAGTCCTGAGTTGAGAAGGGTTGCCATGGTAGGCTCTGTGGGCTGTGAATCCGCTTCCAGTGCAGTGTCCGTTGCGGCCATCGAGGACCGGCTGCGGACGGCCGGCTGTGTATTTGCCGAGGATGAGGCCCGGCTCCTGGTGGCCGCCGGGGGGTCTCCCGCTGACGTTGCCGCTCTCGTGGAGCGTCGGGTGTCCGGCTATCCGCTCGAGTACATTGTGGGGTGGGCAGAATTTGCTGGCCTGAGGATTGAACTCGACGCCGGCGTTTTCGTTCCACGGCGCCGCACCGAACTCATGGTCAACGAAGCCGTGGCGCTCTTGTCCAAGGATGCGGTTCACGGGTCCCCTGCTCGGGTGACGAGGCAGCAGATTCCCGCACGAGCCGCTGTTGTTGTTGTTGATCTGTGCTGCGGGTCCGGTGCGGCAGGCGCTGCCATCGCGTCCAGGCTTGAACGGCTCGAACTGCATGGTGCGGATGTTGACCCGGCTGCCGTAGCGTGTGCGGCCCGCAACGTTGCGAAAGTGGGTGGGGCAGTTCACCAGGGTGATCTCTACGACGCCCTTCCCGCTTCCCTCAGGGGCAAAATTTCCGTACTGACAGCGAATGCCCCGTATGTTCCGACGGCTGAGATCGCGACCATGCCCCGCGAGGCACGGGACTACGAGCCTCTGCTATCGCTCGACGGCGGCGCGGACGGCCTCGATCTGCATCGCCGGGTGGCAGAGGGGGCCTCGGAGTGGCTGCGGGCCGGAGGGCATCTCATCATTGAAACAAGTGATCGCCAGGCCGGAGACACAGCATCCATCATGTCCGCTGCCGGACTCGCCGTCCGCATTGTCAGGTCAGAAGAACTCGACGGCACCGTAGCGGTTGGCCGAATAGGCTAACCTCTTCCCCCGCCGTTTACTCAGTTCGCGTTTAACAGTTTGCGTTTAACCGTTTGCAGGCTTGCGTCGGCAGGGGCCCATGCCGGCGCGGCAACCGAGTTACCCCTGCTCGACCCTGCCTATTCGCGTTGTGGGGGCGGGGGCGGTTTGAAGTACTGGTTTTGTCGGGGTCTTTGAGTGGGGTCGATGTGGCGTGGCGGTGTGAACCAGGGGGTGCCGTGGCCGGCTTGGATGGTCCACTGTTCTTTGTGGATGAGGTGGTGGTGATGGGAACACAGGAGTACGCCGTTGCTGACATTGGTTGGTCCGTCTTGTGACCAGTAGGTGATGTGGTGGGCTTCGCACCATGGGGCGGGGATGGTGCAGTTGGGGAAGGCACAGCCTTGGTCGCGAGCGGTGAGGGCGAGGCGTTGCGCGGCTGTAAAGAGCCGGTTCCTGCGGCCAAGGTCCAGGATTTCCCCGTGGGTGCCGAGGAGTACGGGGATGACATCGGCGTCGCAGGCAAGTTTTCTGATGGTGGCCGCTGCCACAGGCCCGGTGAAGACATAACTCCCGGTGCCTTGACCGGTGCCTTGGCCGGCGCCCGGGGTGATGCCCGGGCCGGATGCGGGGCTGGCTCCGGCGCCAGGGCCAGCGGCGGACGGGATGTGGGGCAGCAGGTCCTGGTAGTTGATGGTGGCGAGGATCTGGGGTCGGTTTCCGCCGGCTGTGGGCAATTTGTCCGTGGTGAGCGCTGCCTTGAAGGCGGTGACGATCCCGTCGAGTTGTTTCTGGGAGCGGGTGCGCCGGTCAAGGTCCGGGCCGCTGCCCTCCCACGCGCTGCCGCCTGCCCGTGCCCCGGCATCTTCCTGGCCGCCTCCAACGTTAGCTGCATCATTGCCGCTGGCCGCGTGGTCGGGCGCAGATTGGCGGGTGCGGGGGTTGGTGGCTGCGTTCATGATGGTGGCGAAATATTCGTATTGGTCAGTGGTGGCGAAGATTTCGAGGTGATGAAGGCCGTGGCGGGGCCGGCGGATGAATGCGCCCTGGGTGTGGCGAAGTGCTTCTTCGGTGGGTTCGGTGCCATCGGCATCGAGGGTATCGGCCCAGCGCCGGGCGACTCGGGCGACGAAATCCGGGTCGGCATTAGCGGCTGTCCGGGTTAGGTCGTGTTCGATCCGGTGGAGGGTCTCGGCGGTGGTGTGGTGCTTAAGGCGGTCCAGGGTGGCGCTGATGATGGTTCCGGTCCGCGAGGACAATACCGGCCCGGGGCTTGCCGGTGCGGCGAGCTGGTTGACGTCTTCGGTGCTGGCTTCTGCGGTGCCGGCGGGTGCAAAAGCTGCGGCGAGGTGTTCGTGTGCCGGCCCAATCCGGTCCCCGGTGAGCGTGGTTTCGGGCAGGATGGCATGGGCGAGGTGGAGCCGCCGTTTGGCTTCGCCGAGCCCGATCCGCAGCCGGACTCGCAGGAACTCGGCGGTAGTTTTGCAACCGTCATCGGCAGGCGATGTGGGGACCGGTATGGCGGCAGCAGGCAGGGCGGGGCCGATGGCGGGCCACGCTGCGTCGGTTTCATTCAGGGTTTCGGTGCCGTTATCCCAGCCTGTGACCCAGGTCCTGGCAGCCCGGGTTGTTGCGGCGGAAATGATGGCCTGGGTGCGAGTGCGGTCCACAGTTCCGGCGGCGAGAATCTGGAGGTAGTCCACGGACCGTGAGAGCTCCTCGGCCTGGGCGGCGAATTCGGCGGCCTCGGCGTAGTCCGCCATGGCCAGTTGCTCCGGAACCGCAGCCAGCGCGGCACTGACTACGGCGATGGCGGTCGCCAAGCTCACGGGCGCCGGAACGGCGGCGCTGCCGCCATTCCCCATGAGCCGCTCCGTCAAAGCCTCCATAGGAATACTCTGCCGTAGGGGTCTGACATTATTGCCGGCGT
The window above is part of the Pseudarthrobacter sp. IC2-21 genome. Proteins encoded here:
- the pstB gene encoding phosphate ABC transporter ATP-binding protein PstB, producing MSKRIDVKDLNVYYGDFLAVEDVSIAIEAKSVTAFIGPSGCGKSTFLRTLNRMHEVLPGARVEGEVLLDGDNLYGPGVDPVTVRSQIGMVFQRPNPFPTMSIRDNVLAGVKLNNKKISKGEADALVESSLRGANLWNEVKDRLEKPGSGLSGGQQQRLCIARAIAVQPQVILMDEPCSALDPISTLAIEDLINELKDQYTVVIVTHNMQQAARVSDKTAFFNIAGTGKPGKLIEYGNTQNIFSNPTVKATEDYVSGRFG
- a CDS encoding inorganic phosphate transporter — translated: MTAVIFGAVVLLTAAFAFLNGFRDVSTSVALAVRTRALTPTVAVLLAALFNLIGALLSASVVVAISHTWIHLPAGTSGLSILLAGVGSACAWGLLMWWRGIPASSTHALVGGLGGAGLASLAVGGMGVGGVDRSLLFQVVLPLLLSPVVAYVGAYLAVFPATWAARYAQPNVINQRFRRSQAIAAGAVAFGHGLQDGQRVGAVLLLALAAAGYADGDTIPLWVALLSAIMMAAGTLFGGWRISYTLGYRITRIDPLRGSVSQTFSAIMLLVGAIALQWPLSTTHTVTASALGAGENQHFAVTNRKLVLEILGLWVLTPVAAAAVAFVFALALSPLNGV
- a CDS encoding DUF47 domain-containing protein; this translates as MKLRLFPQEPAGLVLLSQMAQQIVHASATMAEILGVPASEHANLVDDMHNHEAKSAELHFALLTHMRTSFVNPLPREDMYALSRYLNEALEKLDGAAELVSLYKLDRLPKRAADQLEVISRQAELTVDAMRRLNNLDDLEDYWIEILRLAKRAERTHRVWVADMIKDMKWAQYSRNRDVANQLVEVTKDMRRIATQVGSIIVKES
- a CDS encoding GAF and ANTAR domain-containing protein, with the translated sequence MKYSTTSQVSASHAPAGRRPAQPHQIQQHTAGHAAPVPTQSPPPTGQTNAAPAHAGTEGFIPDLATGAKTLSDSLEILARTASATLSGLMDSPVESAALLNRAKSATTTAGTSELTARLARLEQEVREGPLTEAITGNGTVAMNHVASDFRWSRYRPQLQDAGFNSVLGVRLRLDEGATAALAFFSPTAQAFPLQIITEAHAFADLAARGLRLVLELHSTSIRASDLQSALESRTSIDIACGVIMAQNRCSYDDAIAIIAKASSHRNVKLRKVAEGILEKLPGGAPRTHFEH
- a CDS encoding HhH-GPD-type base excision DNA repair protein yields the protein MELHITGDPASDQLLTDDAFALLTGMLLDQQVTMESAFAGPEKIRSRIGSIEPAAVAAYEPQAFVEVFKERPAVHRFPGSMAARVQALAEAVQHDWSGDATQIWTKGDPDGKEVLRRLQALPGFGEQKAKIFLALLGKQCGLKAPGWREAAGHYGEQDSFFSVADIVDPDSLVKVRASKQAAKAAAKAAKG
- a CDS encoding FAD-dependent oxidoreductase, yielding MKQAAVIIGAGIGGLSAARALKRHGWSVVVLEQSPALPAAGTMLGMWPAALEALGRLGVMEAPRRTDGWAHIAAANTSTRLWTPSGRTLLTVPGGAELHLVSRPALLAALAQDVDITFNTHVLESGQISDADLVVGADGTFSRTRQEIFGARFAARPLGAVAWRGTVQASVPEYGETWAPGALFGITPAGPQSTNWYASLRSGQTFAGPHLPHLQRYFGSWHQGVRHLLDKIDEDTILHHGLFETPKLASLFRGRTVLVGDAAHAMAPFLGRGACEAIVDGATLGQCVALAPSVEAGLAAYNKARRKRTQRLVLSSRFMGQFAMLDTGAASRNAVMAAAGSIARIITPKPPSRP
- the malQ gene encoding 4-alpha-glucanotransferase, producing the protein MKAPDQQYAQFSGTQRPPGAGDTAEPASVDRDLLRRLADAHGVGTSFHGWDGLPHSVAPGTLVKVLAALGVRADTNELIKAALAEAELAPWRRMLPPAVVLQHGETPLVPVHVPDGATAKVTVLPESGAGEPVEAVQQDVWVPPRDVDGVPTGRATFAVPEGLPLGWHTLHAESDGITAECALVVVPARLNTADSLVERRGWGLSTQLYSVRSKRSWGIGDFADLADLAALSGERGADYVLVNPLHAAEPVPPVQPSPYSPSTRRFFNPLYIRVEAIPELAYLKPRKRATIDRLQEQVQGLNADAERLDRNAVFAAKLQTLELLYHARRSPARQAAFEEFCRSSGPGLDDFALWSAIREDLAPEDPLWMDPDCAVGSPAAEALREKLAHRIGFHRWLQWICDEQLEYAQQTARRAGMRLGVVHDLAVGVDLSSADAWTLRGVLAPGVSVGAPPDMYNQQGQDWNQPPWHPARLAEAGYAPFRNMLSTVLRHAGGIRVDHILGLFRLWWVPAGNSPRDGAYVTYDHNALIGILALEAQRAGAVVIGEDLGTFEPWVRDYLADRGILGTSILWFENDGDSPLPPERYRTQALASVNTHDLPPTAGYLAGDHVALRSRLGLLERSEAEERADHDATLEKMMGLLRERGLLPDGGVGDDHGSEERTIEALHRLLAQTPSILLGVALVDAVGERRVQNQPGTTEALYPNWQVPLGDPAGKPVFIDDLPGNARFNSLLAAVSESLGR